A region from the Clostridium beijerinckii genome encodes:
- a CDS encoding ketol-acid reductoisomerase, whose amino-acid sequence MPKMYYEKDTDLNLLKGKKVAVIGYGSQGHAHALNLHESGIDVTVGLYNGSKSWAKAEAAGLKVATVAEASKAADFIMILLPDEKQGKIYNEEIAPNLEEGNALVFAHGFNIHYVQIVPPAFVDVFMVAPKGPGHLVRRTYTEGAGVPCLIAIHQDASGKAKQYALAYANGIGGARAGVLETTFKDETETDLFGEQAVLCGGCAELIKAGFETLVEAGYAPENAYFECMHEMKLIVDLFYQGGLSLMRYSVSDTAEYGDYQVGKRIITAETKKEMKKVLSEIQDGTFAKNWLLENQVGRPNFNATRRMEAEHPIEKVGKELRGMMSWIDTAKVD is encoded by the coding sequence ATGCCAAAAATGTATTATGAAAAAGACACGGATTTAAATTTATTAAAAGGAAAGAAGGTTGCCGTAATAGGTTACGGTAGCCAAGGTCATGCACATGCATTAAACCTTCATGAAAGTGGAATAGATGTTACTGTTGGTTTATATAATGGAAGTAAATCATGGGCTAAAGCTGAAGCAGCTGGACTAAAGGTTGCAACTGTTGCAGAAGCATCAAAAGCAGCTGATTTTATCATGATTTTATTACCAGATGAAAAACAAGGGAAAATCTATAACGAAGAAATTGCTCCAAACTTAGAAGAAGGAAATGCATTAGTATTTGCTCATGGATTTAACATTCATTATGTACAAATAGTTCCACCTGCATTCGTTGATGTATTCATGGTTGCACCAAAGGGACCAGGACATTTAGTAAGAAGAACATATACTGAAGGCGCTGGAGTACCTTGCTTAATAGCTATACACCAAGATGCATCAGGAAAAGCAAAACAATATGCTTTAGCATATGCAAATGGAATTGGTGGAGCAAGAGCTGGTGTTCTTGAAACTACTTTCAAAGATGAAACAGAAACAGATTTATTTGGAGAACAAGCAGTACTTTGTGGTGGATGTGCAGAACTTATCAAAGCAGGATTTGAAACTTTAGTAGAAGCTGGATATGCTCCAGAAAATGCTTACTTTGAATGTATGCATGAAATGAAATTAATTGTTGATTTATTCTACCAAGGTGGATTAAGTTTAATGAGATATTCAGTATCAGATACTGCTGAATATGGAGATTACCAAGTTGGTAAGAGAATCATCACAGCTGAAACTAAGAAAGAAATGAAAAAGGTTCTTTCTGAAATTCAAGATGGTACTTTTGCAAAGAATTGGTTATTGGAAAACCAAGTTGGAAGACCAAACTTCAATGCAACTAGAAGAATGGAAGCAGAACATCCAATTGAAAAGGTTGGTAAGGAATTAAGAGGAATGATGAGTTGGATTGATACAGCTAAAGTAGATTAG
- the ilvB gene encoding biosynthetic-type acetolactate synthase large subunit, which yields MLLTGAEILIKSLLDEGVETIFGYPGGAVLNIYDELYKYKDKLHHVLTCHEQGASHAADGYARATGKVGVCLATSGPGATNLVTGIATAYMDSIPMVAITGNVAKSLLGKDSFQEVDITGITMPITKHNYIVRDVNDLQNIIREAFYIAEEGRPGPVLIDIPKDITADKTKYTKLIPKEVVRKSEYITDNAIQEAIELINQSKKPFIFAGGGVGISEATLELIRFAEKINAPVSTSLMCMAEFPNDHELYTGMIGMHGTKASNIAATRCDLLITLGARFSDRVISNQNHIKNAKILQIDVDPAEINKNIKVDTCIVGDLKVALDKLMPLIQEKKNEEWLSTINKLKEDKRILSECETTPELFFDKLNELNDRSFIISTEVGQHQMWAAQYFKFKDPKTFITSGGLGTMGYGLGAAIGAQIGRPDKRVFNIAGDGSFGMNCNELVTAVKNKIPLIQVVMNNNCLGMVRQWQTLFYEERYSETTLDRPTDYVKLAEAFGAKGFRITKVEEIDDILRKALDSEGPVLIDYLVNSDKKVFPMVAPGAPINQIISEEDINNN from the coding sequence ATGTTATTGACGGGGGCTGAAATTTTAATAAAGTCGTTACTAGATGAAGGGGTAGAGACTATATTTGGGTATCCAGGTGGAGCAGTATTAAATATATATGATGAATTATATAAATATAAGGATAAACTTCACCACGTTTTAACTTGTCATGAGCAAGGTGCATCTCATGCAGCTGATGGATATGCAAGAGCAACTGGTAAAGTGGGAGTTTGTCTTGCAACATCAGGACCAGGGGCAACAAATTTAGTAACAGGGATTGCTACTGCATATATGGACTCAATTCCTATGGTAGCTATAACAGGAAACGTAGCAAAATCATTGCTTGGAAAAGATAGTTTTCAAGAGGTTGATATAACTGGAATTACAATGCCTATAACAAAACATAATTATATTGTAAGAGATGTTAATGATCTTCAAAATATAATTAGAGAAGCTTTTTATATAGCTGAAGAGGGCAGACCAGGACCAGTATTAATAGATATTCCAAAGGATATTACTGCAGATAAAACTAAGTATACAAAATTAATTCCTAAAGAAGTGGTTAGAAAGTCAGAATACATTACAGATAATGCAATACAGGAAGCAATAGAGCTAATAAATCAAAGTAAAAAACCATTTATATTTGCAGGTGGTGGTGTTGGTATATCTGAAGCAACATTAGAATTAATAAGATTTGCTGAAAAGATAAATGCACCTGTATCAACATCACTTATGTGTATGGCGGAATTTCCTAATGATCATGAATTATATACTGGTATGATAGGAATGCATGGAACAAAAGCATCAAATATCGCTGCAACTAGATGCGATTTATTAATAACACTTGGAGCTAGATTTAGTGATAGGGTTATAAGCAATCAAAATCATATTAAGAATGCAAAAATATTACAAATAGATGTTGATCCAGCAGAAATAAATAAAAACATAAAGGTTGATACTTGTATTGTAGGTGATTTAAAGGTAGCTTTAGATAAATTGATGCCACTAATTCAAGAAAAGAAAAATGAAGAGTGGCTTAGTACAATAAACAAATTAAAAGAAGATAAAAGGATATTATCAGAGTGTGAGACAACTCCAGAATTATTTTTTGATAAACTAAATGAATTAAATGATAGAAGTTTTATAATATCAACTGAAGTTGGGCAACATCAAATGTGGGCAGCACAATATTTTAAATTTAAAGATCCAAAAACCTTTATAACATCAGGTGGTCTTGGAACTATGGGATATGGTCTTGGAGCTGCAATTGGGGCTCAAATTGGTAGACCGGATAAAAGGGTATTTAATATTGCTGGAGATGGTAGCTTTGGAATGAATTGCAATGAATTAGTTACTGCAGTTAAAAATAAGATTCCATTAATACAAGTTGTTATGAACAATAATTGCTTAGGAATGGTTAGACAATGGCAAACTCTCTTTTACGAGGAAAGGTATTCCGAAACAACATTAGATAGACCAACAGATTATGTTAAGCTTGCTGAAGCTTTCGGAGCTAAAGGATTTAGAATAACTAAAGTAGAAGAAATAGACGATATTTTAAGAAAAGCTCTGGATTCAGAAGGTCCAGTTCTTATAGATTATTTAGTAAATAGTGATAAAAAAGTTTTTCCTATGGTTGCACCTGGTGCACCAATTAATCAAATAATAAGTGAAGAAGATATCAATAATAATTAG